The Primulina tabacum isolate GXHZ01 chromosome 10, ASM2559414v2, whole genome shotgun sequence region aacttggaattgtgtgattcttgagcaggttttatgtgatttgttgttgtttttgttgttgtagtttggacgCTTAGAAAGAGAGTTTGGAatagtaaagtgttgaattgaaaagtgcaaaagataaaaaaaatacagaagcagcagcgcacccgcgcttatacaagcaccgcacccgcagtgAAGCAGTGAACCCGCGCTAAAATCCAGACCGCACCGGCGCTCGCACACCAgaaccaacaccgcacccgcggtgtcctCTTGACCGCACCATCACCCCTTGAAAAACAGAATCCGGAAAATCTGTATTTTTGTGTGCTGCGCATGAAAGTCCAAGATATTGGTGTGCTACGAATTGAGGCTTGTTTAGACTATAAAAGGACATCATTTACCTACCATCTAAGATATTAGGGAGCCAAGggaagagtggaggctgctgctagaagattgaagactcaagttcatcaagttctttTGGAAAATCTGCTGCACATctccggggacggaatcagcccttcaaactcttgttgtaagttcttctttcttttattttcatttgatatgtcttgttttagaactATATTTTGTTGTTTTACTTGTGTtatcatgaactaattttaatttctagaggaaagatggaacaaaactagaaaccatgtgttggattttatgaactaagctatttaagtttttcttattgttcatttgtattattcTAATATTAATGCTTTAAATTTGTTGgtcataatttgaatgatttatatgtttacaatttatcactcggaagaggaaattataaacaagaaaagggaaaaatacatcaatggtatttatagagttcgggagttcctataatgctatcgaagctCATAGAGAATCTAATGCTTGATGTGTTTTTTGATTGTAGCTTGTTGATGGGAACGttgaaatctatttttagataactaatatcgacttaacactcgggagagggagtagataattataggattcttggctaatgaataagaaggatttttataacataacacatggtggacagttgcgtgaaatcggacctctagatattttattccattgttaattGTTATAAATTGGTGTTAtgtttaaatccattttcaatataattattgcaaccaaatcttttaattgaattttcgaaataaaGTCGAgagtattttaatcacaagcacTAATATACtttatatacatactcctcgtgggatcgacacttgtactcaaaaatatattttactataatttGACGTTGTGCGCTTGCGaccaatcaagaaaacacgcaacagtaTAAAATACCTTGTTTTTCTGCTGGACAAGAACAACACCAACCGCAGTATCGCTGGCATCGCACAGGACCTCGAAGGGTAGATCCCAATCCGGTGCCACCAAAACAGGAGCTGTCACCAAGCGCTCCTTTAAATCCTCGTATGCCTGCAGACAGTAAGAGTTAAAATCAAACGGCACATCTTTCATTAGTAAAGAAGATAGAGGTTTGGCAATTTTTGAAAAGTCTTTAATAAAACGTAGATAAAAGCCGGCgtggcctagaaaacttctaactccctttatGGATGTCGGAGGTGGTAAGTTCTTGATAACTTCTACTTTTGCCTTATCCACCTCTATTCCATGCTCTGATATTTTGTTCCCCAATACTATGCCTTCTTGTACCATAAAATGGCACTTTCCCCAATTCAGCACCAAGTTTGTCTCCTCGCATCACATCAACACCACCTTCAAATTCTGCAAACAGTCATCAAAAGAAGAGCCAAATATCGAGAAGTCATCCGTAAATATCTCAAGGAAAGTTTCTATCATGTCATGAAATATAGCGGTTATGCATCGGTGAGAAGTAGCAGGGACATTACACAAACCAAAAGGCATCCGTCTAAAAGCAAAAGttccataaggacaagtgaaagttgttttctcttggtcctcggGCGCAATCATGATTTTGTTATACCCTGAATACCCATccaaaaaacaataaaactcaTGACCCGCTAACCTTTCAAGAATTTGATCAATGAAGGGCAGTGGAAAGTGATCTTTACGGGTAGCGTCatttaatttcctataatcaatgcacacacACCATCCCGTAACTTTCCTAGTGGAtattaattcattttgttcatttgtgaTAACAGTAATCCCATCCTTTTTCGGCACACATTGAACAAGACTTACCCATGCACTATCAgatataggatagataatacatGCATCAAGGAGTTTTATAGTTTCTGtttttactacctcttgcatctttggattcaaTCTTCTCTGAGGTTGCACAAGGGGTGAGTACTTTTCTTCTATTAATTTCTTGTGCATACAGACTGATGGATTGATCCCTTTGATATCCGCCACTTTCCATGCAAATGCACTATTGTGCGCTTTCAAGACTTTCAGCAGTTTGTCCTCCATCACATCTGTCAAATAAGAAGAAATAATCACAGGGAGTTTATTATTCTCACCTAGATAGACGTATTTCAGATGTGGAGGTAATGGCTTGAGCTCCAGAGTTGGTGGCTCCTCTAGGCTTGGCTTCGGAGGGATCAAGTCTCTTCGATCCCCCAAGTCCTCTAATCTCATCCTTATCGACCTCTTCCATTGCTGGTTGGCATTGAGGTATGCCACTATTTCGGCTTTCTCTGCATCCAATTCTTCTTCTCTTAATTCAGTGGTGAGAGTGGATTCCAAAGGGTCTCTAAGAGCATTCTGCACATAGTTAGACACAAGAGAATCAAAAGTATCAATTCTATAACAACTATCAGAATGCAGTGTATGCTAAAATGCATTAAAAACGTCAAAAGTAATCTCCTCTTctcccactctcaatctcaacttcccttcctGCACATCAATTAGAGCcttgccagttgcaaggaacggtctccccaaaatcaaaggcatctccATATCCTCCTCCATGTCGAGAACCACGAAATCTGCAGGAAAAATGAATTTGTACACTTTCATTAGTACATCCTCAATAACTTCTCGTGGGTACTTGACAGATCTGCCTGCCAGCTGTAAAGACATCCTCGTTGGCTTAGGTTTTCCCAATCCAAGTTACCTAAACACAGACgaaggcataagattaatacttgcacccagatcacacaaagctttatgaaaaacaacatcaccaatcatgcaaggaatagaaaaactccatGGGTCTTTAAGTTTCGGTGGGATTttgttttgcaccaaagcaGAGCAATTTTCAGTTAGACTGACCGTCATGTGACCCTCCAATTTTCTCTTTTTTGCTAAGATATCCTTCAAAAGTTTATCATAACTAGGCATTTACATCAAAGCATCGGCAAAAGGAATATTGTAATGGAATTTTTTAAACACAAGATATTTACCGAATTGCGCATCAAGTTTTGCTTTTTTCAATGCTGCAGGGAAAGGAGGTATAACAATTTTTGATTGTGTAGTGGGTGCAGGTGTAGTGTTTGAATATTTACCTTTGGATGTCTCAGACTGTTCATCCGGTACTTGACTTCTTTCTTTTTCCTTGGACTCTAAGATTTTTCCACTCTTAAACTCGATGTCCTGCACTTGCTTTTTTGAATTGGTCCctgtgttacttggcaaggtgGCCGGCTCTCTACTTTCTATAATCTTTGCTAACTGTCCAATCTGATTCTCTAgcccctttatcgatgcatcttgATTTTGGAGTCTAGTTTCGGGAGATAAGATGAAAttagacatcatctgctccaAATTGGACTTTTCTTCTCTTGGATGGTCAGATCTGTACATTGGTTGTTTCCCATATGGGTGTCCTCCCTGTGGTTGATTCTGACTGTTTTggccaccccatgagaagttgggatgttgaCTCCATCCAGGATTGTACGTGTTCGAATACGGATCATTCCTTGGACGGTTTTAGACTCCCACTTGATTCAGTGGTGCCCCTTCTTGCACATAGAAGGGATTGACATCTTGACAGTCCTTCACAAAGTGTTCACCTCCACACTTATCACAGAATATCTCTTGGAGACGCATAGCCATGCCACCCATATTCAAGCCGTCCAATTTCCTGTTCAAGACATCAAGTTGTGCAGTAATAGCAGAaaggtcagttacctggtgaactcctgcacttctccgctggttgttcctttcagattgaggatgatagctgctagcagccatctaCTCCAATAACTTATATCCTTCCTCAGCAGTTTTTCTCAGTAGGTTTTCGCaagcagcagcatctatcatagtacgattaAGAGTGAGTAAACCATAGTAAAGGTTTGAACGACTAACCCAAGTGGCAATTCGTGATGAGGACATCTTCATAATAGATCTTTGAAAcactcccatgcctcatataaagacTTCCGCTCGAATTGAGCAAATATGGTTATGTCTAcccgcagcttcatggtcttagatggagaaaaaatatttaatgagaaacgcattcgccatgtcctcccatgtggtgatcgaacctacaggcaaacaatttaACCATGCTTTAGCTTTGTTACGTAAcgagaaaggaaataaacgcaacctaacagcgtcatcagaaactccattaaatttaaagtatcgcaaatttcaaggaaatctgcgatgtgcgtgtttgggtcatctactgcagatcctcaaaattggactgtattctgaatcatctgaattatggCTGGCTTGATTTCAAAGTGGTTTGCCCGCACAGTAGGCCTCACAATGCTGGGGCGTGCACCATCCAAAGAAGGCTAGGCATACTCTAGCATCGGTATGCGGCATGGCATCTCAACATGTCTATCTTCATGGTCCTCATGCTCGTGCCTCTCCATCAATTCCTTTAGTCTCTGCTGATCTCTTCTTCTGCGGAAATTTCTTTCAATTTCTGGGTCAAActgctcaagctccacgtcaagtgactttggcatgcactcGAAAAGATATCGGGAATATAATATGGAGTGTTagctcaagaaaaataaaacaattctaaagaaaataactgaaaataaaattgagaattaacagtccccggcaacggcgccaaaaacttgatagAGCAAaccttgcactgtggaatccttaataaaaatatgattttgtatgctcgaaaattaaacgtaagtgcacgatgtcaaataatagtataatgtacgcgagtacgagtatcgttccactggagactgtattttgcaattattatttctagttatcaaatctttagcaacgaaatttggATGGTTGTTCATGActactaaaattaaataaaactcaaagataaaactcaagaattaaataatgagatatagaatctagaccaattgattaaatttcaatgagaaatgaatttgttgtgaatttcagttcacctatctctcgttaattaattaattagtttgATAGTGATTTATGCTTCCGACAgaatttcctattcaattgaacatgcCTTCTTAAGCTATGTCAAACTAATTTTACTCAGTGatgtaattaaatgtctttaattatttatcaagagtgaattgcatatagatctatgaaatcccctagttttcgactcTTAGGACTATAATTATCGACATGTATCCAATTtaatatttctatgtaaattgtagattcACGGACTATACTAGTCGATCCTATgacaagctattctctcgaactcactcacaATATGAGaatattattaaagttagctatgcTTTAATAATCGTAATAAAAACAGTAGTATACTCAAGAAAAAATTAACAATTGAAATACGAATTAACTAAATCAGTTTCGggataggatccccttaaatcccaacaaatattgttgtttagctactcgaattcatagtgAAAATAAACAACACAAGGTTTAAAcgataaaaactaaataagaaATACTAGAAAAGACAAGATCTGCGAAGAATTGtgcccggaaatcttcgaatcttcaactccaagcttTTCTCCTTCTCTAGACTCCTTGGCTGCTGAATGAATGATAATTTTCGTGCCTAGGGTTCTTCTTTCTTTAGCCTTCCACCTTCAAAGTTGAATAAAATCTAAATaggaaattttccttttttgaTTCACGCAGGGCCGGTCAAGTTTCGCCTCCCCAGCGCGCGATCTTCGGTACCTATGGTTTCTTCTGCAGCCTCTCGCGTTAAGGCTGCgaattttgaccgccctagcgcgaggtTTTCTGCTTGGCACTCGTTTTATTTGCTGCACTCGCGGACATCTTTTGTTCCCAGCCTTCTCTTTCAGTtgatttttctccatttttctgCACATTAAAATAACTTCAGTGAGCGATGatcaaatgcaataaaataGGAAGAAATAGACAGAATGCAGACTCCATATAACATAGAACGATGCAACAACTCACACAATGCATTAAAACACGTAAATATTACTTCTATctccatacatctccttttctcgtctatcacatcatattatcgTTTTAAAACACATTTGTATGAAAAGCATGAAGTTCTTATGAATATTTTCGTAATATGGCATGCACATGGGGTAAACTTGTGATTCTATGAttaaaattcatgattttatgTGTTCAAGAGGGCTGCCATGCTTAGGATATGATCAATCCTTGTTTCTACATGAGTTAAGGGttctaaacacacacacaaaatgctGCAATCAAGAACTGAACAGGCTGGAAGCCATCTGGAGTCACGACGATCATGGGGGCTCGGTTTTGATCATGGGGGCTTGGCTCGGTCTTGTCTCTGGGCCAAGGCTAGCCAAGGATGTGGTTGGCTCGAGGGAAGAGTCCTTGCCACACTAGGACTCGTACATCAGgagctgggaggagtcctaacCAACAAGGACGCCAACCCGAAATGTACATGGGAGTCGCGCACTTGCAGCAGCGCAAGGGGCTCAGGGCCTCGGACAGGGGACTCGGGCTGGCTAGGTCAAGgggttagggtcctaggaaggtgTTTGAGAGGCTGGTTCAGAGGATGGGCTCGTTGGTCAGGTCCTAGACACACAAACGCGGAGTCCATGCGCTTGATAACTCTCGGCCGCAGCTTGCACTAGGGAGTGTGGCTTCGGGTTCGAGCTAGGGGTCAAGTTGGTTGGGTCTTTGGGTCAATAGAAGGTTTGGGAAGGGGTTGGCTTGTGATGGTTCGAGCTTGGCTTGATGGAATCACAAGTTGGCTCAAGGGTTAACAAGCATGTTCGAACCTTGGGTTttgtttttagaaaataaattgaaacatggctcacgggggtcgagtcatggttcacgagggccaaataattattaaaagtttaatttttaaatttaggaattttaattttaaatcttttctaaacttttttaatataattgttattattaataacCATAATTTTATAACCCATATCAGAAAAAGTAGGGGAATtagattttctatttttaacaGAATAACTTTTTTGCAATCGAGAAGTACTGGATTCAGGAAGATCAACCTTATATTCTGGTTGAGATATATTATCATTAGTCTTTTGAAGACGAGATATACTAATcttttcaaaatcagatatggAAAAGTAAAATTTCTACTTTCTTCTGAGAATTTAATTCGTAAATGTCTTTGGGATGagaattttatttcaacatCACCATCTACATATTGAACTATACTCTCTAGTTTTCTAGATTCGTCTTTAATAGTAGGAGCAATATTCTCCATCTTCCAGATTTCTGGTAAAGTAACTTGATTCCAATTTATTGTTTTAGGAATCATgatattacttttattaataTCAGTTATAAAGAGTGTAGTTTCACCTCTTTTTGAACTAATTTGATTAGTATTAATTCTAAAATTAGAAATAGTGGAATTCGTTACTTTATAACAAATTCTATATAatagaacaacattttctgttcCATCTATCATATCAAAGCCTTCAGTCTTTATATTTAATTGAGGGCTTTCATATTATTTGGATCTGAAAGAGAGATCGaaaaattagaaaaacaacTAAAATGTATTGGTCCTTCACATAATGAGGGCTCTACTATTCCTAATAAGGAATCTTCAAATTTGTTATGCCTTTGATCTCGTACTAAAATTAAGGCCGAAGTATTTAAATCTAATCTGGTGAGAGGTTTTAAACCTACTTGAATCATAACCAGATGCATAAATCTATAAGATCTCTTATGAAAATTTATAAGATTTTGAGATAATAGACTAAAAGAATCATAACCTCCTTTTAGAGGGATAGCTTCTTCAATAGTTTTAATTATATAATCggatttaaaattaaatccattaGATTTATATATCTTCGTATTAGAAGATATTGGTAATTTccagttttgaatatttttctcgaaattttcagaaatagttaattctttatttttagTATTACTACTTGAAGATTTATTCTTGGTAAAAGATCGTATTATTTTATCCATTCAAGAATTTAGTAGATACGGTCAAGGATTTACCCTTTCCTTACCCTTTGGCTTTACAAGATTTATGGAACCCGATTTGTAGAGCTACTGTCTTCTTTagtaaaataaaagaatatgatATATTACAAGAATAAACCTTTATTCCAGTTTTAGCTGGCTTTGATACCACTAACAAGTGAGGCTATAAGGCTTTTACAACAAACAACTACCTTAATaaaggtttaaaataaaaattgatcttcaaatcttcaactTTAAGCAGCGAGTTGTGAACCCTGCTTCTCGTATGCCTTTAAAGTTATTTTGGATCTTTCCAAATGTGGATAAACAAACCACTGTTTATAAACTAGATTTATCTCTGGATCTTTTAATCATTTTCAAGAActtcaatttgagtttttattaatttaattttcttttttaaaattaaaagataattttgaattttttattgataataATTGTTACTTTTGAGTACCATTTTTGAGAAATAATctgatcaattttatttatccATACCATTTGATTTATTTCGTGATTATTATCATCTTTAGGTAAaatatcttcttcttcttcatcagaaATAGAATCTTTTTCCcaaatatgattattattaatactaagagtatttactctttcttttaaatattttatttctgatTTTATCTGATCTATTTCTCCTTTTAATTCGGAGATAGTAGGTTCTCTATCTTTTTGTTTAgctttttctaatattttattataaaaatataattcatgTTCTTGTACAGTATTTTGTACAAGTTTAATAGGCTTATGATTTGCCATATTCAAATAATGTTCTATagcttttcttttttctatgGGATCTTTTATTTGATCTATAAGATCTAAAATGAAAGTTTCTTCATTTGATATAACATTTATTTCTAATCCCATAAAATTTATGAGACATGTATCACAATCGCAATCTAGATCACATATTTTATGTTCTGATATTTCAGAATCATTGTCTGAACTATTATTAGAATATTCAGAGAATTCATTATCAATGATATTGATATaaaaatctttttgttttaaattttcatcTTTATTAAGAAGAATATTTATCAATGATTCTTTTAAATCATTGTTTATAttaagattattaatatttttcttgACATAACACTTATTAGCCTTATGTCCAATTTTTCCACATTTCCAGCATACTGAAACTTTAGTAGAATCATTTTTATAGGTTTTTTAAACCTTTTCTCAGAGaagtttttttagatttttctttatcttttaGATAATGTTTCTTCTTTTTAAAGGgaaatctttttcttttcttatctcTTTTAGGATATTGTATTGGTTGAAAACCTATTTGCTCGCAAAAGTCACCAAtaatatttcggttttcttcTTTTTGCATATCAAGTTGTCTTTTTAACTTGATATCATTGCAAAGAGTTATACCTTCTGCAGTTATTTCTGCAGATAAATCTCCATAAGTAAGAATACTCCAATCTATAGAGTTTGTTGGAGATTTAGATTTTAATCTATTTTTAACTCTTTCAGCAAAAAGAACTGGAAGTccagaaataaatttttctttccaGAATTTTGCATTGCAATCATTTCTGGTTAAAACTTTTGTCATAAACACATCTTTATACCATCTGAATTCAGATAATGTTGGACATCTCAAATTCATTAATTGTTCTTGAGATCTATCTAATTGAAGTTCATGTGCTCCAATAAAATTAGATAGAATAGTATAAATAAGTGTATTAACCGCATCAAACTCTTCTCTTCCATTTAGATCAATTATAGAAGAGTTAAGAATTTTATTCTTTACATCTTTTGAAAGATAAAAATCGCACCAACCTTGAAGTTGACCGGTAAAGCCAGTAATAATGGCTTGAGCAATATGCCTATCATTATTACCTTTTATTTTTGCGGCAGAAGAATGTATTAACATTTGTTTAATAACAGTTTTAATCTAGTATTCAGACTTTCCATGTATGTTTCATTCAGTAATAGCTTCACCATTAAACTGAACGTaatctttcttttcttcaatttgaaGATCTATAGGTGTTGTCTTTTTATAAAAAGGTTTTACAATTGAtactttatgcattttattaatCTGTATTTCATCTTCAGACGAACTTGAAGAATTTTCAAGTTGTTCGTCTTTGGTAATTACCGAAAAAGAAcctttttcttttatatttattttttgtaatcgATCTATTAGACCTTTCATAAAATCTTCATCTTTTTTAgaacttaaaagaaatttttcttGCTTAAGATTAGGGGGAGGTTCTATCATTAAAGCTTTAGAACTTTCACCTCTAGAAATTTCTTGTTTGGATTTTGACAAAATCTCTTCTATTCTTGTAGTTTGATTTCTTAAAGAATGTAAAGTCATATTAGTAAAATTATTTTGCTGAATTATATGGTCAAAATTACCATTTCCTACTTCATATTTTATAGGAACAACATATATTTCTTTATTGCCTTTTTTAATTTGTAAAGTAGTAAATGGAGGATGAATCTCAAAAGATTCTTCTCCTgtttcatgaacatataatttatatgttgatTCAAGAGTATTTATAAAAGACTCATCTGTAAAATTtggaaataatttatttcttgctggaaaatagAATTTTTCCATCCATTTgaaaaaatctaaatttaatttaatttcttcAACCAATTCAGTATATCTTGAAGAATATAGATTTTGTTGTTTTAAATTTAAACAACTTAAAAaccattttttcttatttatatttttaatcttttctGATTAAAATAGTAGTGGCgaatttgatttcaaatttttctttagcCATTTTTTGGAGTCCATATTCTCATCGTATGATCCAGGGAACATTATAATTTATGGCAAatatgttctgagatgtagatgagggtctgcagtagcggctcccccaaactgGTTCTGTTGAGCCATGTTTATCAATACGGGCttgagctcaaagttgtttgcattaatagtccctcgtgctatgcccgaATAATGAGCATTTAATACCGGCCTAAAATGTTCTCTGACGGGTATTGCAGGGGGAGGATTTTCATTATCTAtgttgtcagccattgcttgaatcTCGTCTCTTCTcgcctttcttaatcttcttatggttctttcgatctcgggatcaaagataagcaagtcaagattttgcgatcttcgcatgcactgtcaaacaaagataagaaaaaaatcaaattttttaatgtaatacaattaaaacaaccctaaattaaaatcaagactaattgataacaatacaaatataaatttaaaataaacactccccggcaacggcacccaaaacttgttgcgtattttcttgattgctcgcaagcgcacgacgtcaagttatagtaaaatatatttttgagtacaagtgtcgatcccacgaggagtatgtatataaatgtatattagttcTTGTGATTAAAAATAttctcgactttatttagaataatcaattaaaagatttggttgcaagaataattaaattgaaaagggatttaaatgtaacaccaaaTTGTAACAAATagcaatggaataaaagatctagatgTCCGATTTCatgcaactatccaccatgtgtaatttcttgtagctatgttataaaaatctttcttattcattagccaagaatcctataattatctactccctctcccgagtgttaagtatatattagttatctaaaaatagattgcaacgttcccatcaacaatctacaatTAAATAACgcatcaagcactagattctctatgggcttcgatagcattataggaactcccgaactctataaataccattgatttatttttcccttttcttgtttataatttcctcttccgagtgataaattgtaaacatataaatcattcaaattatggccaataaattgaaagcattaagattagaacaatacaaatgaacaataagaaaaacttaaatagcttagttcataaattccaacacatggtttctagttttgttccatctttcctatagaaataaaaattagttcataatatcacaagtaaaacaacaaaacatagttctaaaacaagacatatcaaatgaaaaataaaagaaagaagatcttagaacaagagttagaagtgctgattccgtccccggagATGTGCAGCAGATTTCCCAaaagaacttgatgaacttgatTCTTCAAATCTTCTAGCTGCAGGCTCCACTCTTCCCTTGGCTCCCCAATGCCCTAGATGTTAAGTAAATGATGTAATTTATAGTCCCAGACAAGCCTCAATccgcagcacaccaaaatcttgGACTTCCATGCGCAGCACAACAAAATACAGATTTTCCGGATTCTGTCTTgcaaggagcgcgggtgcggtcaataggacaccgcgggtgcggtgttggttcTGGTGAGCGCGAGCAGGTGTGGTGCATGtataagcgcgggtgcgctgctttaCCGCAGGTGCAGGTGTATGTATTAGCGCGGGTGAGCTGCAGCTTCTGTAATTttgatcttttgcactttccaattcaacactttactactccaaactctcattctaagcttccaaactacaacaacaaaaacaacaacaaatcacataaaacctgctcaagaatcacaaaattccaagttaaaactaagtaataaaagtacaataaattgcacttatcaataagacatgtgaaatcaacgaagctcgggcactgccggatttggacaaaattgtaagctaatttgattgtaaacgggcaaacgaacgagactcaatactccgcaatgagctggcgagattttagccgaattccttctctaaaaccctctaatttgcaattttccgcttctgctaagcttctgtttcctcgagaaatcagcttaggaagtttgaaattctaTTCTGGTTCCTTTTTATCGTATCTagggaataataatagctttacattcgctattttcttcttcttatttttttttctagtttctgggaatatttagcgatttttgttgtcgtgagccggttctgtacggaagggtatgatgcagattactgtggagacggttaactcattaaaaacaattatttcgactgttttatccataatttccgtaaacggtcgcgacacgaggacttcccagggaggttaccCATCCAAACTCT contains the following coding sequences:
- the LOC142504956 gene encoding uncharacterized protein LOC142504956 — translated: MYRSDHPREEKSNLEQMMSNFILSPETRLQNQDASIKGLENQIGQLAKIIESREPATLPSNTGTNSKKQVQDIEFKSGKILESKEKERSQVPDEQSETSKDFVVLDMEEDMEMPLILGRPFLATGKALIDVQEGKLRLRVGEEEITFDNALRDPLESTLTTELREEELDAEKAEIVAYLNANQQWKRSIRMRLEDLGDRRDLIPPKPSLEEPPTLELKPLPPHLKYVYLGENNKLPVIISSYLTDVMEDKLLKVLKAHNSAFAWKVADIKGINPSVCMHKKLIEEKYSPLVQPQRRLNPKMQEVVKTETIKLLDACIIYPISDSAWVSLVQCVPKKDGITVITNEQNELISTRKVTGWCVCIDYRKLNDATRKDHFPLPFIDQILERLAGHEFYCFLDGYSGYNKIMIAPEDQEKTTFTCPYGTFAFRRMPFGLCNVPATSHRCITAIFHDMIETFLEIFTDDFSIFGSSFDDCLQNLKVVLM